The following coding sequences are from one Pocillopora verrucosa isolate sample1 chromosome 5, ASM3666991v2, whole genome shotgun sequence window:
- the LOC136280698 gene encoding uncharacterized protein: MDWEPDPQTSHRERGHELTLLFAPFEMYFHFENGYDPSDLVVQIRQEKKVAKDIGLTQRSHFLGLMENLVCHFHEIRNVESTTSIRTGMSMELIKMKMSNEAESILSHLNDHNPPKPPQRKKRLRKKLYKYPCSICQKEYNNLSNHLKHAHKLSKSEVEELKSEKNQGKAKGNQENSKTKRPIRCCPLQGCTWVGRRFDYHLPKVHNIGKYSEKYLSLVHKNGKM, translated from the exons ATGGACTGGGAACCAGACCCCCAGACAAGCCACAGGGAGCGAGGTCACGAACTTACGCTGCTCTTTGCGCCCTTTGAAATGtatttccattttgaaaacggATACGACCCAAGCGATCTTGTTGTTCAAATTCGCCAAGAAAAGAAAGTGGCAAAGGATATTGGATTAACCCAAAGAAGCCACTTTCTCGGTTTAATGGAAAACCTTGTTTGCCATTTCCATGAGATCCGAAACGTGGAGTCGACAACCTCAATTCGTACAGGAATGTCAATGGAATTGATAAAGATGAAGATGTCCAACGAGGCCGAAAGCATTTTAAGTCATTTGAATGATCATAACCCGCCAAAGCCACCACAGCGGAAGAAACGACTGAGGAAAAAACTTTATAAATATCCCTGCAGT ATTTGCCAGAAAGAATACAATAATCTTTCCAACCATTTGAAACATGCACATAAGCTGAGTAAGAGTGAAGTTGAGGAGCTAAAGAGTGAAAAGAATCAGGGAAAGGCCAAAGGAAATCAGGAAAATAG CAAAACCAAGAGGCCCATTAGATGTTGTCCACTACAGGGATGTACCTGGGTTGGACGACGCTTTGATTACCACCTACCAAAAGTACACAATATTGGCAAATATTCTGAAAAGTACTTATCATTAGTACACAAAAATGGCAAAATGTAA
- the LOC131797165 gene encoding uncharacterized protein, which yields MRRGETFTDWNSYELASFSWFGSSGIIGFVVHFWRFFVTMTDKDTSRVRKRTYNKISDVQRSKLQEYYDGGMKTCGSDNTEKIGVAAEETGLTIDQVKKWIGNARQKEKINSGVQAAPKPIKIPTGSRGSHSYNMFCSEYFKSDECKKLSLAQKNKEAAKKWRDMTSAEKDAFKGKAESLKAPDVSELSEAQKSKLMSVHRKNLLNEIMFLEDLGCESSLIFQDSSGQVYNFGSSAGFSFLCLNPDINIKFRDHFACTNERYTYKDVQQLFNSKYSEAIKKPGSRVPYLRGGFTVENLPDGIFFKKPFHYGTKQLQAIMEKKSEIKFVITSNANVNLQSNRDFIPSPTQPETVVTLLSRIVDRQCAERVVRLSDKIKEQDVEVVELRLDQEERLRLNEYSFYFEDDAWLAVGANIQHSTEAQGLIVPVFTESEDEKFWLFYTIQNPSKLVKASFTYKIKGYWLDLQGQSNYKLLNNHQDYVTIANLIKNGPYGPLYFLQGMEISDDQYFNIPEVFNNAIFAALRSSTII from the exons ATGCGTAGGGGGGAAACCTTTACCGATTGGAATAGTTACGAACTCGCTAGCTTTTCTTGGTTTGGAAGTTCAGGTATTATCGGCTTTGTCGTGCACTTTTGGCGCTTCTTCGTTACTATGACCGACAAGGATACAAGTAGAGTTCGCAAAAGAACATATAATAAAATAAGCGATGTACAAAGGTCAAAACTACAAGAATATTATGACGGCGGCATGAAAACATGCGGTTCTGATAATACGGAAAAAATTGGAGTGGCAGCCGAGGAAACTGGGCTGACTATTGATCAAGTAAAG AAATGGATTGGAAATGCCagacaaaaggaaaagataaattcTGGAGTACAAGCAGCTCCAAAGCCAATTAAGATCCCAACTGGTTCACGTGGCTCACACTCCTACAACATGTTCTGTTCAGAGTATTTCAAGTCAG aTGAGTGCAAGAAATTGTCCTTGGctcaaaagaacaaagaagCTGCCAAGAAATGGCGTGACATGACATCTGCAGAAAAAGATGCGTTCAAAGGAAAAGCAGAAAGTTTAAAGGCCCCTGATGTTTCAGAGCTAAGTGAGGCTCAAAAATCTAAATTGATGTCAGTTCACAGAAAAAATCTTCTAAATGAG ATCATGTTTCTAGAAGACTTAGGCTGTGAATCTTCTCTGATTTTTCAAGATTCTTCAGGCCAAGTGTACAACTTTGGATCAAGTGCAGGTTTCTCTTTCTTATGCCTGAATCCTGACATCAACATCAAATTCCGAGACCACTTTG cttgcACCAATGAGAGGTACACATACAAAGATGTACAACAGCTATTCAATTCCAAATACA GTGAAGCAATAAAGAAACCAGGCAGCAGGGTGCCGTATCTACGTGGGGGTTTTACAGTAGAAAATCTTCCAGATGgcattttctttaagaaacCCTTCCATTATGGCACTAAACAACTCCAGGCTATAATGgagaaaaaaagcgaaattaaATTCGTGATTACCAGTAATGCAAATGTAAACTTGCAAAGCAACAGGGATTTTATTCCCTCTCCAACTCAGCCTGAAACAGTAGTCACTCTTCTGTCCAGGATAGTGGACAGACAATGTGCAGAAAGGGTAGTTAGACTGTCTGACAAGATTAAAGAACAAGATGTGGAGGTTGTGGAGTTGAGACTTGACCAGGAAGAGAGACTAAGATTAAATGaatatagtttttattttgaagatgATGCATGGCTTGCTGTTGGTGCTAATATTCAACACTCCACAGAAGCACAAGGGCTTATTGTCCCAGTGTTTACTGAGTCAGAAGATGAGAAATTCTGGCTTTTCTACACTATCCAGAATCCATCAAAACTAGTCAAAGCTTcatttacttacaagataaaagGGTATTGGCTTGACTTACAAGGCCAATCCAACTACAAATTACTGAACAATCATCAGGATTATGTTACTATTGCCAACTTGATCAAAAATGGACCCTATGGACCATTATATTTTTTGCAGGGGATGGAAATTTCAGATGACCAGTATTTTAATATACCTGAAGTATTTAACAATGCAATATTTGCTGCCTTAAGAAGTAGCactattatttaa